A stretch of DNA from Candidatus Eisenbacteria bacterium:
TCGAGCCCGAAGGCCTGGCATAGCTTTCCCGGCCCGCTCGCGAGCTGGTGCGGCCTGGGCCCGGACTCGCCCGCACGGCCCGCTTCACCGCGCGAGGAGGGGCCGCCGTTTTGCCGGGCCCGCGCCATCCACTCGAGCCCCTCGAGCGGTTCCACGGCCCGGAGCAGCACCGCCGCGGGGCGTCCCTCGGCCTCGGCGACGACGTTCAGCATGTGGTGCATGCCGTACGTGAGGTACACGTACGCGAACCCGGGAGGTCCGTACATGACGTCGGTCCGCGGCGTCCGTCCCGCGCGCGCATGACAGGCCTTGTCCTCTTCGCCCACGTACGCCTCCGCCTCCACGATCCGTCCGCGGAGGACGGCGCCCTCCGGCGTGCGCCGGACGAGCACGCGCCCGAGGAGATCGCGGGCGACCGTCAGGGTGGCGCGCGCGTAGAAGGAACGGGGAAGAGGCGCGGGCATGGCGGGATTCTACCGGATACCGTACCCTCTGGCCCCCGTGGGCCCGCGCCTCGTTCTCTTCCTCACCGTCTTCATCCATCTCGTCGGATTCGGGATCGTCATCCCGCTCCTGCCGTACTACGCCGAGGTCTACGGCGCGAACGGCGTGACCGTGGGGATGCTCGTGGCGTCCTTCTCGCTCATGCAGTTCCTCTTCACGCCGATGTGGGGACGAGTCTCCGACCGGATCGGGCGACGTCCCGTGCTCCTCGGGAGCCTCGCGGTCACCGGGGTCTCGTACCTCGTGTTCGCCCAGGCGGAGTCGCTCGCGACGCTCTTCGCATCACGGATCCTGGCGGGGATCGCGGGCGCGGCGATCTCGACCGCGCAGGCCTACGTGGCGGACACGACGGAGCCGTCGCGGAGGACGCACGGAATGGGGCTCATCTATGCGGCGTTTGGAGCCGGCTTCATCTTCGGTCCCGCGATCGGCGGCTTGTTGAGCCGGTTCGGGTATTCGGTGCCGGGATACGCGGCGGCGGGTCTCGCCTTCCTCGCGGCGGCACTCGCGCTTACGCTCCTGCCCGAGTCGCTCACCCCCGAAGCACGCCGTGCCGCGGCCGAACGGCAGCGCGCGCGGATCTCTCCCGCGAGCGTGTTCCGGCGGCCGGTCATCGGTCCCGCGACGGCGCTCTTCTTCCTTTCCACGCTCTGCTTCGCCGCGATGGAGGCCACGTTCGCGATCTACGGCGAGCGCCGGTTCCGTCTCGGCCCGCAGGAGGTGGGATATCTCATGGCGTTCGTCGGCGTCGTGGCCGCCTTGCTCCAGGCGGGCGCGGTGGGAGCGCTGGCGCGCCGCTTCGGCGAGGGCGCGCTCGTCCGTGCCGGAGTCTTCGTCATGGGCGCGGGCCTCGTCGTGATGGGACTCGCGCCAGCCTTTCCCCTCCTCGTCGTGGCGATGGGCGTGGTCGCGGTGGGAAGCAGCCTGACCGGCCCCACGCTCGCGGGACTCGTGAGCTTCGCGGCCGGAGCGGAGGAGCAGGGCGCCGTGCTGGGCGTGTACTCGTCCATGGGAAGTCTCGCGCGGGCGGTCGGACCGCTCCTCGGCGGGCTCGCGTTCGACCACATCGCTCCCTCCAGCCCGATGTGGCTCGGCGGCGCGGTGGTGGCGCTCTCCGCGGGGCTCGCGTTCCAGCTCCCCCGCCGCATTGCGAAAGCGGTCAAGGTCGGGTAGGCTCGCGGTTCACGCAGAAACATTCGAAACGCACGAACGAGAAAGCGCGCGAGCTCGCGCCCAGGAGGAGAGATGAGAACGCGAACCGCCGCTTGGATCGTTCCCGCCATCGCCTTGTCCGTGATCGCCCTGGCCCTTCCGGCCGGCGTCACGGCACAAACGCCGACCGGCGGCCAGACCGTTCCGGCGGAAAGCGCGGCGCAGGCGCCCGATAGCGTCCAGGCCCAGCCCCCGGACAGCATTCAGGCCCAGCCGGCCGGCGAGCCGACCGCGACGCCCCCGCCCGCAACCGCTCCGGCTGCAGGGGCCGCGGGAACGACGGCCACGACGCCGCAGCAGGCCGCGCCGAGCACCACCCCGCCAGCACAGGCCCCGCCGAGCACGGCGCCGCCCGCGACGGCACCCGCCGCTCCGTCGGCGCAGTCCGCACAGCCGCCGCCGGCGGCGCAGTCGAGCGCTCCGGCCGGTCGCAAGGAACCCTTCACCAAGGGAACGACGCGCGTGTCGATCACGGGCGGATGGGGACGGAGCTTCGACGAGGACTACCTGATGCTCGGAATCGGCGCCGGGCGATTCATCGCGAACGGGCTGAACATCGGCCTCGACGTGGAAGCCTGGATGCTCGGAGACCCCGGCGTGTTCAAGATCAGCCCCGCCGTGAACTACGTGCTCAGTGGGCCGCAGCGGCGCACCAAGCCGTACGTGGGCGGATTCTGGCGCCGGACCATGATCGAGGACGCCGAGGACCTGAGCTCGGTCGGCGGGAGAGCCGGTGCCTATTTCAAGGGGGCCGGGCCCGTGATGATCGGCGGAGGGGCCGTCTGGGAGAACTACCTGGACTGCGACGAGAACCTGTATCAGAACTGCTCGCAGGTCTACCCCGAGTTCCTGATCTCCGCGTCGTTCTAGCGGAACCTCGAACGAAACGAAGCGCCGGGGCGCGAGATTCGCCCCGGCGCTTCGTCGTCGTGGAGATCTCTCGCGGCGGGAGCGTCCTCGCGTCTAAAAATCCGGGCCGAGCGCGACGATGAGCCGCTTGTCGCCCTCCGTCCCCGCCTCGGCGCCCACCTCCACTCTTCCGAGGAACGTCCACCAGAGGAGCGAGACGCCCGCTCCGCCGATCCACTTCGTCTCGCCGCTGTAGGCGGCCGTGTCGGATCGGAGCTCGTCCACGATGGCTCCCCCGCGCAGCCGCAAGCGCACGGAGCTTCCGAGCGGTCCCCCGTGCGCGGCATCGAGCCCCGCCACGGCGCGCACGCGTCCGCGCCGCTCGCCCCAGCGGAGCGCCGGCATCAGCCACTCGTCCCCCATCGCGGGAATCACGTCGGGCGGGGATTCCTCCGACACGCCCGTGACATCCGCCAGCACTGCCGCGATCGCGGGCCCGAGCCGCCTCGTGTGGGATCCCTTGGCGCGAAGCGTCCAGTAGTCGATCGTGCCGAAGCGGAGGTCGGCCTCGATGGAGGGATCGTTTCCGACTTCGCGGACCAGGCGCGGCGTTCCGCCGATCTGGAACCAAGGTCCCGCCGATCCGCCTCCCTCCCCTTCCAGCTCGATCTGCTCGACGCGGATCCCCGTGCTCGCCTGAATGCCACGGTCGATCCGCTGCCACTCCGCGCCGAGCCAGGCCCCGAAGCGCGATACCTCGGGATCCCCTTCGTCCGTTCCGAGCTCGAGGAATCGCACCTCGGACTCGCCGTACGAGACGCCCGCGGTCCATGCCGAGACGTGCGGCCGGAGCGATGCGATGCGACCGGTCGCCGCGCCCCACGCGTCGACTCCGTCGACGGACCCTTCGAGGGCGAACTCGATCGGCCACTCGTTCGACATGTGGAGCGACCGGAAGGAAGACCAGATCTTGCCGCCCCGATCGTTGTCGTATCCCAGGCCGGCGAGCATCGTGGCGGAGCCGCGCTCGTCGGCGCGGATCACGAGGGAGGGCGCCACGTCGGTGGCCGTCACGGCGGGCGCGAGGCTGTCGGTGGTCGCCACGGCTTCGCCTGCACTCGCATGCTCGACGGGAGGAGCCTCGATGGAAGGCCACACCGCGTCGAAGAGTCCCGTCGCGTAGAGGCGGTCCGTCATCTCGAACACGCGCGAGGCGTCGAACGGCTGCCCGGCGAGCGGCTCGAACGCGCGCCGCATGAAGGGCTCGAGGAGGAAGCCGTGCGTCTTCATCACGACTCCGGGCGTCGTCCCGGGGAGCGGGCCTGCTTCGCGAGGCTCGTGCTCCCGCTCGACGGCCGGCAGCGTGTCGAGCACGGCCTGAAGCCCCGTCTCGAGGATGTGAAGAGGATCGACCGGATACTCGACCGAAGACTGGGCCGGATCCAGCTTGGGAACGATCAGGAGATCAGGCTCCCCCTGCCGCACCTTCACGGACATCAGCTCCACGCTGCGGCGCGCGAGGTAGAGCGCGTCGAGGCTGTGGGCGCGCGGGGTGGGGCGGACGACGTCCACCGCGACGACACGGGTCGCTCCCAGCCGCCGAGCTTCCTCGACCGGCAGGTAGTCCGCGATCCCTCCGTCGAAGAGCCGTCGCTCGTCGATGGTGACCGGCGGGAAGAACCCCGCCACCGACATGCTCGCGCGGATCGCGAGCGCGAGATCGCCGGAGCGGAGCGGGACCAGCTCCCCCGTGTCGAGATCCGCCGCCATCGCGCGGAAGCGCCGCGGCAAGAGGTCGAAGTCGCCGTGCGCGCGCGCCGAGGGCGTGAAGAGGAGCCGCGTCAGCGCGCGATTGATGCGCCAGTCGGGAGAATAGCCGCGCGCGACGAGGGGGGAGCGAGTGCCGGACTGGAGGCGCAAGGTGGCGTGCCGAAGGGATCGTCTCGGTCCCACGCGGTAGACCATGGGCTCGAAGAGAAGCCGCCAGTCCTCTTCCGCGGCGACGTTCCAGACCGAGTCGGCGGAATAGCCGGCCGCGTAGAGCCCGCCCAGGATCGCGCCCATGCTCGTGCCCACCACGATTCCCGGGTCGTACCCGCGCTGCTCCAAACCCACGAGCGCGCCGGCGTGCGCGAGCCCTCTCGACCCGCCGCCGGAGAGGACGAGCGCGTCCTCGGCCCGGGCCGAACCGGAATGGACCAGGATCGCGAGGGCGAGCACCGCGGCGAGGCGCATCCGAGAAGCATACGCGAGATCGGGCGGACGGGTACGCACCCGGCGGACGCCGAAACGAGGGGCCCGGAAGGGTCGTTCGCCCTCCGGGCCCCATGTTCTGAATGGATCCTCGTCGCCCTGCGGCGACGGTTACCTGCCGATCGACTTCTTGACCGCGTTCCGGAGCTTCTCGAGCCCGGTCGCGATCTCGTCCTTGCTGATGACGAGCGGCGGCCGGAACCGGATCGACTGCGGGCCGCAGCCCAGGACGACCACGCCCTCGGCGTAGAGGTTCGCGATCACCTGGTCGCGCAGCGCGCCATCCCGGAGATCGAACGCGCACATGAGGCCCTTGCCTCGCGCGTTCATGACGTGCTCGGGGAACTCCTTGCCGAGACCTTCGAGGCCGGTCAGGAGCTCGGCGCCGCGCGCCGTCGCGTTCTCGAGGAGCCGCTCCTCCGCGTAGATCTCGAGGTAGCGCTGGCTCCGCACCATGTCCACGAGCGTGCCGCCCCAGGTCGAGTTGATGCGGCTCGAGACCTGGAACACGTTGTCCCGCACCTCGTCGATCCGCTTCGTCGCGACGAATCCGCAGATCTGCGACTTCTTGCCGAAGCCCACCATGTCCGGCGTCACGCCGTAGTGCTCGAACGACCAGAACTTGCCGGTCAGGCCGAAGCCCGCCTGCACCTCGTCGAACACGAGCATGGCGTCCTTCTCGTCGGCGATGCGGCGCAGCTCGCGGAAGAACTCGGGGCGGAAGTGGTTGTCGCCCCCCTCTCCCTGGATCGGCTCGATGATGATGGCGGCGATGTCGTCACGGTTCTGCTCGAACGCGCGCTCCATCTGCGCGACCGCGAGCGCCTCGCGCGCCTTCACGTCCTGGAGCCGGTCCTCGTTCAGGGGGAACTCGACCCTGGGATTGACCACGCGCGGCCAGTCGAACTTCGGGAAGTAGGCCGTCTTTCGCGGGTCGGTCGTGTTGGTGAGCGAGAGGGTGTAGCCCGACCGGCCATGGAACGCCTGCTCGAAGTGGAGCACCTTCGTGCCCCGCTCCTCGCGATAGCCGCGGGCGAAGTTCTTGCGGACCTTCCAGTCGAAGGCGGCCTTGAGGGCGTTCTCGATGCCGAGCGTCCCGCCCGCCACGAAGAAGGAGTGCGCGAACGAGTCCTTCATCGCGTGCCGCGAGAAGGTCTCGACGAACTCGGCCATCTCGGTCGTGTAGACGTCGCTGTTCGTGACGTTGTGGAGAGCCGCCTTGAGGAGCCGCGCCTGGAACTCGGGATTCTTCACGCCCGGATGGTTCATGCCGACCGGGTTCGACGCGAAGAAGGAGAAGAAGTCCATGAGGGCCTTGTTGGCTCGCGAGTCGTGCAGCCACACCCCCTGGCTCTTGTCCAGATCCAGGACGAAGTCGAATCCGTCGGCCAGCATGTGCCGGGCGAGCGTCTCGTGGACCTTGTCGGGCGTGACCTTGACCGACGAGGTGGTGGCGGTCGGGTTCATCGGGCTCTCCTTTCGCGTGGTGCGGGGTGGCCGGCCGTCGCGTCGTCCGGCGTGGGTTCGACGTTCAATTTGATCCGGTGCTGCTCCTTCGAAGTGGCCAGGACGATGAGCGTCCTCGTCTGGCGCACGCCGCGCACCGTGTTGAGCTTTTCGATCAGGAGGCGCCGGAACGCCTGCATGTCCGGGAGCCTCACCTTGAGGAGGAGCGAGAACTCCCCCGTGATGTGGTGGCACTCGAGCACCTCGTCCAGGTCCCGCACGGCCTCGAGGAACCCGGCCTCGTACTTGGGGTGCTCGATGAAGACCTCGATGAACGCGGTGACGTCGTGCCCGAGCTTGCGCTCGTCGAGGAGCGTGACGTAGCCGCGGATGTACCCGCCGCGCTCGAGCTTTCGGATCCGCTCGTTCACGGACGGCGCGGTGAGCCCGACCTCCTTCGCCAGCTCCGCCTGGGTCAATTTGGCGTTGTCCTGGAGCAGCGCGAGGATCTTCCGATCTGTCGGGTCCAGGCCACCGCTCACTACTTTGATTCGGTGATTTGGTTCCATTGCCTATGATTATTCGGCATTTTGGCCACAATAGTCCATATTTATTTTGACCCGGGCGTGCAGCGGAGGAGGAGGGTCTTCTTGAGGGTGGAGGCGTCTAAGGAGTACGCTCGCATCGAGATGAGCCGTTCACGCGTCCAGGAGGGGTCAGGAAGGCCATGAACCGACCGCAAACGTTGAAACAGCTTCGAGATAGCGGCTATGCGCCCCGGACCGTGAAGCAGGAGATGCGGTCCAATCTCATCGCCGCCATCGAGTCCGGGGACAATCGCTTTCCCGGGATCGTCGGCTACGACAAGACGGCGCTCCCCCAGATCGAGAACGCGATCCTGAGCGGTCACGATTTCATCCTGCTCGGACTGCGCGGCCAGGCGAAGACCCGGATCCTCCGGAGCCTGGGGCGCTTCCTGGACGAGTGGATCCCGGCGGTCGAGGGCTGCGAGATCAACGACGATCCGCTGAACCCGCTCTGCCCCGTCTGCCAGCGGCGCGCCGAAGTCGAGGGGGACAAGCTCCCCGTGCGCTGGATCCACCGGAGCGAGCGCTACCGCGAGAAGCTCGCCACCCCCGACGTCACGATCGCCGACCTGATCGGCGACATCGATCCGATCAAGGCCGCGAACAAGCGGCTCTCCTACAGCGACCCCGAGGTCATGCACTACGGGATCGTTCCGCGCACGAACCGCGGGATCTTCGCCATCAACGAGCTCCCCGATCTGCAGCCGAGGATCCAGGTCGGACTCCTCAACATCCTCGAGGAGAAGGACATCCAGATTCGTGGATTCCCGATCCGGCTCCCGCTCGACCTGCAGATCGTGTTCTCCGCGAATCCCGAGGACTACACGAACCGCGGGAACATCATCACGCCGCTCCGCGACCGGATCGCGTCCCAGATCATGACGCACTACCCGTACACGATCGAAGACGCGATGAAGGTCACCGAGCAGGAGGCGTGGGTGAAGCGTCCCGGCGGCGTCGAGGTGCTCGTCCCACCCTACATCCGCGAGCTGGTGGAGCACGTCGCCCTGCAGGCTCGGAAGTCCTCGTACGTGGACCAGTCGAGCGGCGTGAGCGTCCGCATGACGATCGCGCTCATGGAGAACCTCGTCTCGAACGCCGAGCGCCGCGCGATCCGCACGGGCGAGCGCCGGCAGACGGTGCGCATCTGCGACCTCCAGAACGGGATCGCTTCGATCACCGGCAAGGTGGAGCTGGTCTACGAGGGCGAGCAGGAGGGCGCGGTCGCGGTGGCGAAGCACCTCGTCGGGAAGGCCGTGAAGGAGGTCTTCACGAAGTACTTCCCCGACGCCTACAAGGCCAAGGAGAAGAACGAGGGCGCCGCGTCCGACTACGACCCCATCTTCCGCTGGTTCGCGCAGGGCAAGAAGGTCGAGATCTCGGACGAGCTGCCCGGACGCGAGTTCCACCAGAGGCTCGCGCAGGTGGCCGGGCTCGAGGAGCTGCCGAAGCGGTATCTCCCGGTGAAGGATCCCTCCGAGATCGCGACCGGGATGGAGTTCGTCCTCGAGGCGCTCCACCAGAACTCGATCCTCGCGAAGGAGCGCACCGACACGGCGGCGCTCGCGTACACGGACATGTTCTCGACGATGCTCGGCAAGCCCGACGAAGCGGAGGACTAGGGTTGGATTTCCGCTACTCGCGCTGGGACGAGCGGCTCACCCAGAATCTCAACTTCCTCAAGAACCTCCTGTCGCTCTACCACCGTCTCCTTCTCATGACGGACGGGAACGTGGACCAGGCGCTCCGCGCGCTCGAGGAACTCGGAGAGCGGTTCGGGTTCTTCAACGAGAAGTTCACGCTCGAGGACTTCAAGAAGCACCTGCGTGACAAGGACGCGATCGAGGAGGTGAACGGGAAGACCGTCCTCACGAAAGCCGGGGAGCGGATGATCCGGAAGGACTCGCTCGACCGGATCTTCGGGAATCTCGCGAAGGACTCGGCGGGCGAGCACCGCGTGCCGCGCACGGGGTCGGGCGGCGACCGGATCACGGAGACGCGTCCGTACGTGTTCGGGGACTCGGTCACCGACATCGACTTTCTCTCGAGCGTGCGGAACTCGATGCGGCGGCAGCGGGGCGAGTGGGGGGACGCGGGCGGCATGGGGCTGACCGAGGACGACCTGGAGGTCTTCGAGACGGAGCACCTCTCCTCGTGCGCAACGGTGCTCCTGATCGACGTGAGCCACTCCATGATCCTCTACGGGGAGGACCGCATCACGCCCGCGAAGCAGGCCGCGCTCGCGCTCTCGGAGCTGATCCTGACGCGGTACCCCAAGGATGCGCTCTCGGTCGTGCTCTTCGGGGACGACGCCTGGGAGGTGAAGATCCGCGACATTCCCTACGTCACGGTGGGCCCCTACCACACGAACACGAAGGCGGGGCTCCAGCTCGCGCAGAAGATCCTCGCCGGGCAGAAGCACGTGAACAAGCAGATTTTCATGATCACGGACGGAAAGCCCTCGGCCATCTTCGAGAGCGGGCGCTTCTACAAGAACGCGTTCGGCCTCGATCCGCGAATCGTGAACAAGACGCTGGACGAGGCCGTGGCGTGCCGCCGGAAGCGGATCCCGATCACGACGTTCATGGTGACGCAGGATCCCTACCTCGTTCGGTTCGTCGAGCGATTCACCCAGCTCAACAAGGGGCGGGCGTACTTCTCCGACCTCGAGGAGCTGGGCTCCTACCTCTTCGTGGACTACGCGCAGAACCGAAAGCGGCGGGTCCAGTAGGAGCCTGGGCGTTCCTTGGAAGGAACGCCGCAAGTGGCCGTGCGGCCAGTCGATTCCGCGACACTCGACCACTCGCCTTGACGCTCTCGCGAGCCCCGTGCTCTACTCGTGAATGCCTTCGAACACGGGGGAGCCGGCATGAAATCGAACACCGCGGTCTCGCGCGCCGAAGTCGTAGCCGAAGAAGCTGCCGCCGCCGTCTCCCTACCCGATGCCTACCGGCACTGCGAATCCGTCGTCCGCGCTCACGACGAGAACTTCCCGGTGGTCTCGCGCTTCCTCGCGTTGTCCAAGCGTCCCGCGCTCGCCGCGATCTACGCGTTCGCGCGCCGCTCGGACGACATCGCCGACGCGGCGGCGCCGTGCGCCGCTCGGCTCGAGGGACTGGACCGCATGGAGGCGGCGCTCATCCGCGCCCTCGACGGCGATCCCGAGGGTCCCGTGTTCACCGCGCTCGCGGACGCGGTGGAGCGCCATCGGCTCCCGTCGGAGCCCTTCTTCGACCTTCTTTCCGCGTTTCGACGCGACGCCGCGGACGAGATGTTCGACACGTGGGACGATCTCCTCTCCTACTGCCGGGGCTCGGCGAACACGATCGGCCGGCTCGTGCTCGCGCTCCACGAGATCGACGACGTGGACGCGCTTCGCGAGTCGGACTGCGTCTGCACGGCCCTCCAGCTCACGAACTTCTGGCAGGATCTCGGACGTGACCTCGCGCGTGGGCGGGTCTTCCTGCCGCGCGAGGACCTCGCGCACTTCGGTCTCCATCCCGAGGACTTCTTCCACGCCGTGAACCGGGGACGCCTGAGCCGCCTCCTCGTCCACGAGTGCCGAGCGGCGCACGATCTCTACGAGCGGGGACGGCCCATCGTGCACCGCGTGCCCGGCGGCCTCTCGCTCCAGCTCCGCATGACGATCGCGGGAGGGCGCGCGGTGCTTCGCGAGGT
This window harbors:
- a CDS encoding DNA-3-methyladenine glycosylase, giving the protein MPAPLPRSFYARATLTVARDLLGRVLVRRTPEGAVLRGRIVEAEAYVGEEDKACHARAGRTPRTDVMYGPPGFAYVYLTYGMHHMLNVVAEAEGRPAAVLLRAVEPLEGLEWMARARQNGGPSSRGEAGRAGESGPRPHQLASGPGKLCQAFGLDLRHNRADLLGRELWIEEGTPVPSARIATSARIGCETAAKPWDLMPWRFYVADSRFVTPGRASAPARKSG
- a CDS encoding MFS transporter, yielding MAGFYRIPYPLAPVGPRLVLFLTVFIHLVGFGIVIPLLPYYAEVYGANGVTVGMLVASFSLMQFLFTPMWGRVSDRIGRRPVLLGSLAVTGVSYLVFAQAESLATLFASRILAGIAGAAISTAQAYVADTTEPSRRTHGMGLIYAAFGAGFIFGPAIGGLLSRFGYSVPGYAAAGLAFLAAALALTLLPESLTPEARRAAAERQRARISPASVFRRPVIGPATALFFLSTLCFAAMEATFAIYGERRFRLGPQEVGYLMAFVGVVAALLQAGAVGALARRFGEGALVRAGVFVMGAGLVVMGLAPAFPLLVVAMGVVAVGSSLTGPTLAGLVSFAAGAEEQGAVLGVYSSMGSLARAVGPLLGGLAFDHIAPSSPMWLGGAVVALSAGLAFQLPRRIAKAVKVG
- a CDS encoding patatin-like phospholipase family protein, with the translated sequence MRLAAVLALAILVHSGSARAEDALVLSGGGSRGLAHAGALVGLEQRGYDPGIVVGTSMGAILGGLYAAGYSADSVWNVAAEEDWRLLFEPMVYRVGPRRSLRHATLRLQSGTRSPLVARGYSPDWRINRALTRLLFTPSARAHGDFDLLPRRFRAMAADLDTGELVPLRSGDLALAIRASMSVAGFFPPVTIDERRLFDGGIADYLPVEEARRLGATRVVAVDVVRPTPRAHSLDALYLARRSVELMSVKVRQGEPDLLIVPKLDPAQSSVEYPVDPLHILETGLQAVLDTLPAVEREHEPREAGPLPGTTPGVVMKTHGFLLEPFMRRAFEPLAGQPFDASRVFEMTDRLYATGLFDAVWPSIEAPPVEHASAGEAVATTDSLAPAVTATDVAPSLVIRADERGSATMLAGLGYDNDRGGKIWSSFRSLHMSNEWPIEFALEGSVDGVDAWGAATGRIASLRPHVSAWTAGVSYGESEVRFLELGTDEGDPEVSRFGAWLGAEWQRIDRGIQASTGIRVEQIELEGEGGGSAGPWFQIGGTPRLVREVGNDPSIEADLRFGTIDYWTLRAKGSHTRRLGPAIAAVLADVTGVSEESPPDVIPAMGDEWLMPALRWGERRGRVRAVAGLDAAHGGPLGSSVRLRLRGGAIVDELRSDTAAYSGETKWIGGAGVSLLWWTFLGRVEVGAEAGTEGDKRLIVALGPDF
- the lat gene encoding L-lysine 6-transaminase — translated: MNPTATTSSVKVTPDKVHETLARHMLADGFDFVLDLDKSQGVWLHDSRANKALMDFFSFFASNPVGMNHPGVKNPEFQARLLKAALHNVTNSDVYTTEMAEFVETFSRHAMKDSFAHSFFVAGGTLGIENALKAAFDWKVRKNFARGYREERGTKVLHFEQAFHGRSGYTLSLTNTTDPRKTAYFPKFDWPRVVNPRVEFPLNEDRLQDVKAREALAVAQMERAFEQNRDDIAAIIIEPIQGEGGDNHFRPEFFRELRRIADEKDAMLVFDEVQAGFGLTGKFWSFEHYGVTPDMVGFGKKSQICGFVATKRIDEVRDNVFQVSSRINSTWGGTLVDMVRSQRYLEIYAEERLLENATARGAELLTGLEGLGKEFPEHVMNARGKGLMCAFDLRDGALRDQVIANLYAEGVVVLGCGPQSIRFRPPLVISKDEIATGLEKLRNAVKKSIGR
- a CDS encoding Lrp/AsnC family transcriptional regulator — its product is MSGGLDPTDRKILALLQDNAKLTQAELAKEVGLTAPSVNERIRKLERGGYIRGYVTLLDERKLGHDVTAFIEVFIEHPKYEAGFLEAVRDLDEVLECHHITGEFSLLLKVRLPDMQAFRRLLIEKLNTVRGVRQTRTLIVLATSKEQHRIKLNVEPTPDDATAGHPAPRERRAR
- a CDS encoding AAA family ATPase yields the protein MNRPQTLKQLRDSGYAPRTVKQEMRSNLIAAIESGDNRFPGIVGYDKTALPQIENAILSGHDFILLGLRGQAKTRILRSLGRFLDEWIPAVEGCEINDDPLNPLCPVCQRRAEVEGDKLPVRWIHRSERYREKLATPDVTIADLIGDIDPIKAANKRLSYSDPEVMHYGIVPRTNRGIFAINELPDLQPRIQVGLLNILEEKDIQIRGFPIRLPLDLQIVFSANPEDYTNRGNIITPLRDRIASQIMTHYPYTIEDAMKVTEQEAWVKRPGGVEVLVPPYIRELVEHVALQARKSSYVDQSSGVSVRMTIALMENLVSNAERRAIRTGERRQTVRICDLQNGIASITGKVELVYEGEQEGAVAVAKHLVGKAVKEVFTKYFPDAYKAKEKNEGAASDYDPIFRWFAQGKKVEISDELPGREFHQRLAQVAGLEELPKRYLPVKDPSEIATGMEFVLEALHQNSILAKERTDTAALAYTDMFSTMLGKPDEAED
- a CDS encoding VWA domain-containing protein, producing MDFRYSRWDERLTQNLNFLKNLLSLYHRLLLMTDGNVDQALRALEELGERFGFFNEKFTLEDFKKHLRDKDAIEEVNGKTVLTKAGERMIRKDSLDRIFGNLAKDSAGEHRVPRTGSGGDRITETRPYVFGDSVTDIDFLSSVRNSMRRQRGEWGDAGGMGLTEDDLEVFETEHLSSCATVLLIDVSHSMILYGEDRITPAKQAALALSELILTRYPKDALSVVLFGDDAWEVKIRDIPYVTVGPYHTNTKAGLQLAQKILAGQKHVNKQIFMITDGKPSAIFESGRFYKNAFGLDPRIVNKTLDEAVACRRKRIPITTFMVTQDPYLVRFVERFTQLNKGRAYFSDLEELGSYLFVDYAQNRKRRVQ
- the hpnC gene encoding squalene synthase HpnC; this encodes MKSNTAVSRAEVVAEEAAAAVSLPDAYRHCESVVRAHDENFPVVSRFLALSKRPALAAIYAFARRSDDIADAAAPCAARLEGLDRMEAALIRALDGDPEGPVFTALADAVERHRLPSEPFFDLLSAFRRDAADEMFDTWDDLLSYCRGSANTIGRLVLALHEIDDVDALRESDCVCTALQLTNFWQDLGRDLARGRVFLPREDLAHFGLHPEDFFHAVNRGRLSRLLVHECRAAHDLYERGRPIVHRVPGGLSLQLRMTIAGGRAVLREVERRGWRVLKYRPTLGRAGRARVLLRALFRVDG